The following nucleotide sequence is from Apium graveolens cultivar Ventura chromosome 4, ASM990537v1, whole genome shotgun sequence.
GGTTGACTGGCCAAGTATGCATTGGTTAGAGAAGACATGATGGTTAAAAAGCCATATGAAGTCTCAGCTATAAAATGTGCAGGCTTAGGCACTCCTGCTCTTACAACTTACCAATGCCTCATCACAACAGGCGTCAAGCTTGTCAAAATAGGACCACCAATGAATTTTCTTGTCACAGCAGCTTCAAGCGGTGTTGGACACTATGATGTCCATCTAGCAAAGTTAGGAAACACCCATGTCACAACCACTTGTGGCACTCGTAATGCTGCTTTTGTAAGGAGTTTATGGGCTGATGAAATTCTCGACTACAAAACTCCAGAAGGAAAAGCTTTGATCAGTCCATCAGGGAGAAAGTACAATGATGTGGTCCAGTGCACAACAGGTTTTAGTTGGTCTACTTTTAACAGTGTCTTGAGCTCAAAGGGAAGAGTAGTGGATATTACTCCTAATCTAAGTGCATTGGCCACTTTCGCAATGAAGAAACTTACATGCTCAAAGAAATAATTTATTCGTATTTGATAAACATTAAGGGTGTGTATAAAACTCCTCCCACATATGTGAATTGGAACTTTGTATTGTGTTGAATTTAAACTTTATTTTGTGTTTTTAATTAAAAGTATTTAAGTTTTTAGTGTTCCAAGTGTAACCGATTGATATATTTATGTTAGTAAAGATTAGAAAAAGTGTTACAATAAATACTAGAGTGTTAAAAAAGAATGTTACAATAAGATATAAATTTTTTACTAAATGATTGAATTGAGTGTTACAATAGTAAATAATGTGTTACAAAAGAGTCTATTCCAACATATTTTTGGTATTACTAAAGGGTAAGGTGTGTTGCAACAGAACTGTGGTTACACCTTCAAATTGTTACTATAGAAATAGAAAATGTAACTATAGGTACTCTATTGTAACACGTTGAGAGGTGTTACCCAAATTTCAAAAAGTGTAACCGTAGACACCTATTGTAGCAGTGGCAAATCCAACACCcccaaatttttaaaaatatgtaaCCATAGCTCATTTTTTTGCTTTAGGTAACACTTTTTGGCCATTTTAACATTTTTTTTGGTGTTGCTACAGGTCAAATATTGTGTAGTGCAAAACACATACTTGCATAGTGTAATTTATCAAAACAAAACCCTTGAGATTCATAGTTGCAATTTACTATAACAGTTCACTTATATCTCTTGACTAGCTTCTTCTTTATGTCACAAAGTCTTAACTCTATTACagcactacgccatagatgggcTAATAAGACACTCATTTTACGTCACCTTAGGCCCATTTTATGTTGCAATAGGCCTATTGTAACGCCAAATCACCATTTCATCTGGAAATGTTGCCATTGCTATCTAATGTAATGTTTTAATTATCAACCGTAACACAACTAAAAACATTACCTTAGGGAGATAGAGTAACACTAGATAAATCAAACGTAACGGCAATTCAGTGTTACCTTAGCATTTGAAAAAATCATGTGGGACCCACCTGACTAGATTGCCACGTAGGCAGCCACGTCATATAGAGGGATCCACTGACACGTGGCAAGCAATGCCACCTGGACTGCCACATGGACTGCCACATGGATTGGCTCATCAAGTGGGGCCCACTGCCACATCATCATGTGGGGCCCACTACCACATCATCAAGGGGCCCACTGCTATGTCATCAAGTGGGGCCCACTACCACGTCATCAAGTGGGGCACATTGCAACGTCATCAAGTGGGTCCCACTTCCATGTGGACCCACATGTGGGCCCACTTTTATTACTGACGTAACAGTAAACAAATCTAATGTAACACTGTATTTTGGCAAAAGAAACACAAATTTAGATTTCGTAACAGTGATAAatatagctattgtaacactaatagATAACATTTCGAAATGTAGTTTTGATAAACACAATACTGTCATCAGCAAAATAACAATTCAACTATACCAAAACATATTTCCCCAACAAACTAGTCTTACACCATTCAGAACACCAACTCCGCCAACATAATAACCTTTCGCCAAAATTATAGTACGATTCACTACATCACTCCACCAAAATCATACTAACAAGAACACCAAACAATCCCCAAATTCCTACTCCAACCAAACCAAATAAACACCATCCACCACCAATTACAGTGAGTACCAAAAGTTATAAACCAACAATTCAAAAGTCTAAATAACATAACTGTCCATACTATTAACTCAAGCGAATGCTTGTAAAGAGAAATATCTAAGAAGAAGTCCGGGCAGTCCTGGCAGTCTTGGAAGTCCCAGCAGTCCCGACAGTCATTGGTGTACCATTTTCATCATCCTCGCTTGAAATATTAGCATCAACTTCTCCAATGTCCAGATTCAAGCCTGGACTAGCTGCTGCGATCTTTTTGAGAATAACTGACAAGTTATCCTGCACTTTCTTGGAAACCTTTTCTTCCAGTTCAGCCTCAAGTTCTCCCCTGATCTTTGCAGTCAAATCTTCCAAATAAGTGTCTGCAGGAGCCGAATCTGATTCCATCACTTTCTT
It contains:
- the LOC141716799 gene encoding quinone-oxidoreductase homolog, chloroplastic-like; translated protein: MANSIGNGVSMPLMIVLYRKLANSFGNSEDIVGVVQEVSKIALRFVYVELGTGVSSYFRLGTPALTTYQCLITTGVKLVKIGPPMNFLVTAASSGVGHYDVHLAKLGNTHVTTTCGTRNAAFVRSLWADEILDYKTPEGKALISPSGRKYNDVVQCTTGFSWSTFNSVLSSKGRVVDITPNLSALATFAMKKLTCSKK